A genomic region of Oryza glaberrima chromosome 1, OglaRS2, whole genome shotgun sequence contains the following coding sequences:
- the LOC127766823 gene encoding uncharacterized protein LOC127766823 isoform X1, with amino-acid sequence MGKFRKLGRHAAHRVSMLRTMVSQLVKHERIETTVAKAKEVRRKADQMVQLGKEGTLDAARRASAFVRGDDVVHKLFTELAYRYKNRAGGYTRLLRTRIRVGDAAPMAYIEFVDRENELREAKPATPQPPQRSPLDPWAKSRASQQWAGPKISEGSRKEGL; translated from the exons ATGGGGAAGTTCCGCAAGCTCGGCCGCCACGCCGCCCACCGAGTATCCATGCTCAG GACGATGGTGTCGCAGCTCGTGAAGCACGAGCGAATCGAGACCACCGTCGCCAAG GCGAAGGAGGTGCGGCGCAAGGCGGATCAGATGGTGCAGCTCGGGAAAGAG GGCACATTGGATGCAGCAAGACGTGCTTCTGCTTTTGTTCGGGGAGATGATGTTGTTCATAAGCTATTTACAGAGCTAGCCTACCGTTACAA GAACCGAGCTGGTGGGTACACCAGACTATTGCGAACTAGGATACGAGTTGGTGATGCTGCACCGATGGCATACATTGA GTTCGTTGATAGGGAAAATGAACTTCGAGAAGCCAAACCTGCAACACCACAGCCACCTCAACGGTCTCCTCTTGATCCCTGGGCCAAGTCTCGTGCTAGCCAACAGTGGGCGGGACCTAAAATCAGCGAGGGCTCTAGAAAAGAAGgcttatga
- the LOC127766823 gene encoding uncharacterized protein LOC127766823 isoform X2, with translation MGKFRKLGRHAAHRVSMLRTMVSQLVKHERIETTVAKAKEVRRKADQMVQLGKEGTLDAARRASAFVRGDDVVHKLFTELAYRYKFVDRENELREAKPATPQPPQRSPLDPWAKSRASQQWAGPKISEGSRKEGL, from the exons ATGGGGAAGTTCCGCAAGCTCGGCCGCCACGCCGCCCACCGAGTATCCATGCTCAG GACGATGGTGTCGCAGCTCGTGAAGCACGAGCGAATCGAGACCACCGTCGCCAAG GCGAAGGAGGTGCGGCGCAAGGCGGATCAGATGGTGCAGCTCGGGAAAGAG GGCACATTGGATGCAGCAAGACGTGCTTCTGCTTTTGTTCGGGGAGATGATGTTGTTCATAAGCTATTTACAGAGCTAGCCTACCGTTACAA GTTCGTTGATAGGGAAAATGAACTTCGAGAAGCCAAACCTGCAACACCACAGCCACCTCAACGGTCTCCTCTTGATCCCTGGGCCAAGTCTCGTGCTAGCCAACAGTGGGCGGGACCTAAAATCAGCGAGGGCTCTAGAAAAGAAGgcttatga